One Deltaproteobacteria bacterium DNA segment encodes these proteins:
- a CDS encoding glycosyltransferase, with amino-acid sequence MHVLLIHQAFVGPQEPGGTRHYELAQQMRAHGYQCSIVASDISYLSGQSVVQKTGLVSEQDCNGVRVLRAYTYPALHRSFVWRVVSFVSFMCTSVWAGLRAGPVDVVMGTSPPIFQAVSAWLVALLRRKPFLLEIRDLWPEFAIDMGVLKNPLLIALSRWLEGFLYARATHLLVNSPAYRAYLINKGTPASKVSLIPNGVDPDMFTPEADGNAIRQRWQLGDRFVVTYAGALGIANDIPVMLQAAEQLRDDDHIRFLIVGDGKERAALEAQAQQMGLSNVLFTGPQPKSEMPAVLAASDACIAILQNIQLFRTTYPNKVFDYMAAGRPTLLAIDGVIRDVIDAAHGGVFVPPGNAAALAEAVLSLSRNRAQARAMGTSARTYVVEHFNRQRQAEHFVNLMQDVAQMNDRRSSSRRLSKRIFDLALTVPALVLLSPLLLVIALLVRFKLGSPVLFCQQRPGLHGKPFTIYKFRTMTDTRDAQGNLLPDSERLPAFGRLLRSTSLDELPELFNVLTGDMSVVGPRPLLMQYLDRYTPEQKRRHEVMPGITGWAQVNGRNALSWPEKFALEVWYVDHGSLWLDVKILCLTVAKIFQREGINQPGHATAQEFKGNS; translated from the coding sequence ATGCATGTCCTCTTAATTCATCAAGCATTTGTTGGACCGCAAGAACCTGGCGGAACACGCCACTATGAACTCGCACAACAGATGCGCGCGCATGGGTACCAGTGCTCGATTGTCGCCAGTGACATCAGTTACCTCTCTGGGCAGTCCGTAGTACAAAAAACTGGGCTGGTGAGCGAGCAGGACTGTAACGGGGTACGGGTGTTGCGTGCCTATACCTATCCGGCACTGCATCGCAGCTTTGTTTGGCGAGTTGTCTCGTTCGTGAGTTTTATGTGTACCTCAGTGTGGGCTGGGTTACGAGCTGGACCCGTGGATGTGGTGATGGGCACGTCGCCGCCGATTTTTCAGGCGGTGTCAGCCTGGCTGGTGGCCCTCCTGCGACGCAAGCCCTTTCTCCTTGAGATACGTGATCTCTGGCCGGAGTTTGCCATTGATATGGGGGTGCTGAAAAATCCGTTGCTCATTGCGCTGTCGCGCTGGCTCGAAGGATTTCTGTATGCCCGCGCAACGCATTTGTTAGTGAATTCTCCTGCATATCGAGCATACCTCATTAATAAGGGAACTCCGGCAAGCAAAGTCAGTCTCATCCCCAATGGTGTCGACCCTGACATGTTTACCCCAGAGGCCGACGGAAACGCGATTCGTCAACGTTGGCAACTCGGAGATCGTTTTGTGGTGACGTATGCCGGAGCACTTGGGATCGCCAACGACATTCCGGTGATGCTACAGGCCGCAGAACAGCTCCGCGACGACGATCATATTCGTTTCTTAATCGTGGGTGATGGTAAAGAACGGGCTGCGCTTGAAGCGCAAGCGCAACAGATGGGCCTGTCCAATGTTCTCTTTACCGGACCGCAACCGAAGTCGGAGATGCCTGCCGTTCTTGCGGCCTCTGACGCCTGTATCGCGATTCTGCAAAATATCCAACTTTTCCGTACAACGTATCCGAATAAAGTCTTCGATTATATGGCGGCGGGACGGCCAACGCTGCTCGCCATCGATGGTGTCATTCGCGATGTTATTGACGCCGCGCACGGTGGGGTATTTGTTCCTCCTGGGAATGCTGCGGCGCTGGCCGAGGCAGTCCTGTCGCTGAGCCGTAATCGGGCACAAGCACGCGCAATGGGCACCTCCGCCCGTACGTATGTGGTCGAGCACTTCAATCGGCAGCGGCAAGCGGAACATTTTGTGAATCTTATGCAGGACGTTGCGCAGATGAACGACAGAAGATCCAGCTCACGACGCCTCAGCAAAAGGATATTTGACCTAGCGCTTACGGTTCCAGCGTTGGTGCTCCTCTCCCCACTCCTTCTCGTGATTGCTCTCCTCGTGCGGTTTAAGCTTGGGAGCCCCGTGCTCTTTTGTCAGCAACGCCCTGGTCTGCATGGCAAACCTTTTACCATTTATAAGTTTCGCACTATGACGGATACGCGCGACGCGCAGGGCAATCTTTTGCCTGACAGTGAGCGGCTCCCGGCGTTTGGTCGACTTCTGCGCAGCACCAGTTTGGACGAACTGCCGGAACTGTTCAACGTGCTTACTGGAGATATGAGCGTTGTCGGACCACGACCGCTGTTGATGCAATATCTTGATCGTTACACCCCTGAGCAAAAGCGGCGACACGAGGTCATGCCTGGCATAACTGGTTGGGCGCAGGTAAACGGACGTAATGCGCTCTCGTGGCCTGAGAAGTTTGCTTTGGAGGTCTGGTACGTCGACCACGGATCGTTATGGCTCGATGTAAAGATCCTCTGTCTGACAGTAGCAAAAATATTCCAGCGTGAGGGAATCAACCAACCTGGGCATGCGACTGCGCAGGAGTTCAAGGGAAACTCCTAA
- a CDS encoding acetyltransferase produces the protein MQNLPGRSTAMSREDERRHTGARKSRCVWGELMSNENKQIVIYGAGGFAREVAWLAESCSSDVQRYEVVGFIDDNATAYGRKLNDVPVMSLVTAYERFPDALVIGGIGAPHLRQRVMEKAVARGFAVATLVHPHTAYSRWVTIGTGTVICVGCTITTNITLGQHVQINLDCTIGHDVVMDDYVTLAPGVHVSGQVRLGKRVYVGTGAVIINGTEAEPLIIEDDVTIGAGACVTRSVFRGETVVGVPAKPMLKTTARAA, from the coding sequence GTGCAAAACCTTCCTGGTCGCTCAACCGCCATGTCGAGAGAAGACGAGAGAAGGCATACGGGGGCGCGAAAGTCACGGTGCGTGTGGGGGGAATTGATGTCTAACGAAAATAAACAGATTGTGATCTATGGCGCGGGCGGGTTTGCCAGGGAAGTGGCATGGCTTGCTGAGTCATGCAGCAGCGACGTGCAACGGTATGAAGTCGTGGGCTTCATCGACGACAATGCCACCGCGTATGGGCGGAAGCTGAATGATGTGCCAGTGATGAGTTTGGTTACTGCCTATGAGCGGTTTCCTGACGCTTTAGTGATAGGTGGCATTGGAGCACCGCACCTCCGCCAGCGGGTGATGGAGAAGGCAGTAGCCAGGGGGTTTGCGGTCGCGACCCTCGTTCATCCACACACCGCCTATAGTCGCTGGGTGACGATCGGTACAGGGACGGTGATTTGTGTAGGTTGCACCATTACGACGAACATCACGCTGGGGCAGCATGTTCAGATTAACCTTGATTGCACGATCGGACACGACGTGGTGATGGATGACTATGTCACGTTAGCGCCTGGGGTGCATGTCTCGGGACAGGTCAGATTGGGAAAGCGCGTCTATGTGGGGACTGGCGCGGTGATCATCAACGGTACCGAAGCTGAACCATTGATCATTGAGGATGATGTCACCATTGGTGCAGGAGCGTGCGTGACGAGATCTGTTTTTCGCGGCGAGACGGTCGTCGGTGTTCCAGCAAAGCCGATGCTGAAAACGACGGCACGTGCTGCGTAA
- a CDS encoding DegT/DnrJ/EryC1/StrS family aminotransferase gives MEKSQGQQQPLSIIHPTLPSFAEIERVVRSSWESGIVTVGPTVRTFEEEVCQYTGVRYAIAFSSCTAGLMLAPRAMNLPPGSEVIVPSFTFTATAQALVWNGLIPVFTDCLPGTCTLDPEDVERNITPKTVAICPVYIYGLPPDIEPLTDISARKGVPLYFDSAQGLGATYRGVTAGGFGTCEVFSLSPTKVVTAMEGGIVTTNDNLLADRLRSMRDYGKDPANGEDMLYFGLSARMGEVNAAVGLLSLRNIEQLVRVRRQWIDAYRERLGRIPGCRAQEMPADRTTSGNYFVLFVSDKARRARDELYYALKEAGIQTKRYFYPPVHMQTAFQRVPIRVSSRIANTTKAAYEGLALPLYSHMTEEQFERVCGQVESLLGVDVTELRQAA, from the coding sequence ATGGAAAAATCACAAGGACAACAGCAACCGTTATCTATCATTCATCCAACACTCCCCTCCTTTGCGGAGATCGAACGTGTCGTTCGCAGCAGTTGGGAGTCTGGGATCGTGACCGTCGGTCCAACGGTTCGTACGTTTGAAGAGGAAGTGTGTCAGTACACAGGGGTGCGGTATGCGATTGCCTTCTCGTCGTGCACTGCGGGCCTCATGCTCGCCCCGCGAGCAATGAATTTGCCGCCTGGGAGCGAGGTTATCGTGCCGTCGTTCACGTTTACCGCTACTGCCCAAGCTTTGGTTTGGAATGGACTCATTCCGGTTTTTACCGACTGTTTGCCTGGTACCTGTACGTTAGACCCCGAAGATGTTGAACGAAACATCACGCCAAAGACGGTCGCGATTTGCCCAGTGTACATCTACGGCTTGCCGCCGGATATCGAACCTCTGACGGACATCAGTGCGCGCAAAGGCGTGCCACTCTATTTCGATAGTGCGCAGGGACTGGGCGCAACTTACCGAGGAGTAACGGCAGGTGGGTTCGGTACGTGCGAGGTGTTCTCCTTGAGTCCGACTAAGGTCGTGACGGCGATGGAAGGTGGGATTGTGACGACGAATGATAACTTGCTCGCAGATCGACTTCGATCGATGCGGGATTACGGCAAGGACCCCGCCAACGGGGAAGATATGTTGTACTTTGGCCTGTCGGCGCGGATGGGAGAAGTGAATGCTGCTGTTGGGTTGTTGTCTTTGCGGAATATAGAACAGCTCGTGAGGGTGCGACGGCAATGGATTGACGCATACCGTGAGCGCCTTGGCAGAATTCCTGGGTGCCGGGCGCAGGAGATGCCGGCAGATCGAACCACTAGCGGTAATTACTTCGTCTTGTTTGTTTCTGACAAAGCGCGTCGGGCACGAGATGAATTGTACTATGCCCTCAAGGAAGCGGGAATACAGACGAAACGGTATTTCTATCCGCCAGTGCATATGCAGACCGCCTTCCAACGGGTACCGATCCGCGTTAGCTCCCGCATTGCCAATACCACCAAAGCTGCGTACGAAGGGCTCGCATTACCGCTGTACTCGCACATGACTGAGGAACAATTCGAGCGCGTGTGTGGTCAAGTGGAGTCGCTCTTGGGTGTCGACGTCACTGAGCTGCGACAAGCTGCATAA
- a CDS encoding polysaccharide biosynthesis protein: MAFLNRIHRYCLLIGVQVILVVVAQYGAFLARFDGEIPPHYLHLYQQGLVWLLVTRGVIFLPFHLYGSFWRYTGLWDLRNIIAAVATSTVVFAVVTRVGMGVSYPLSILVVDSVFLICLLGGLRLALRMFAGRRRVGEHKRVLIYGAGDAGERIVSDMQKRRVRAYAPIGFIDDNPEKTGMRIHGVPVLGTGADLARILARQKPDDVLVAMPSETPARLGAVVKALEPFKIPIKTLPTLTDIIDGKVTVSQIRDLAVEDLLARPPVQMNLLPVRDFIRGKRVLVTGAGGSIGSELCRQIAQCEPGMLFMLDKAESALYEIDMELRRSVPDCPRTTLLVDITHAGRVHDVFMRHAPQIVFHAAAYKHVPMMEMHPSEAVLNNVVGTRRLCEIAAQRGVETFVQISTDKAVNPTNVMGATKRVGELIVQATARQSEGPQQTTFCAVRFGNVLGSNGSVVPLFLQQISQGGPVTVTHRDITRYFMTIPEASQLVLLAATLAKGGEIFVLDMGEQIRVLDMARHLIRLAGYVPEEEIPIAFTGMRPGEKLYEELVGMDETIEPSGEVKINRVRPRWHPDHARLTADLEELEWLAEQGRAKAILALLREVVPTFQLPEVGAPRPSKGVRGSKRTDSTDASEFSAAA; encoded by the coding sequence ATGGCTTTTCTCAATCGGATCCATCGCTACTGCTTACTCATCGGTGTGCAGGTCATCCTTGTCGTTGTTGCGCAGTACGGGGCCTTTCTTGCGCGGTTCGACGGGGAAATACCGCCACACTATCTGCATCTGTACCAACAGGGGCTTGTCTGGCTGCTCGTCACGCGTGGCGTGATCTTTCTTCCCTTTCATCTGTATGGGAGCTTTTGGCGTTACACAGGCCTGTGGGATCTGCGAAACATTATTGCCGCGGTCGCGACAAGTACGGTCGTATTTGCAGTTGTGACTCGCGTCGGGATGGGCGTATCCTATCCACTGTCGATCCTTGTCGTCGACAGTGTGTTTCTGATCTGCCTCCTCGGTGGTCTACGGCTCGCGCTCCGGATGTTTGCCGGACGGAGACGGGTAGGGGAGCACAAGCGTGTCCTGATTTATGGAGCAGGAGATGCGGGGGAACGGATCGTGTCGGACATGCAGAAACGGCGGGTACGAGCGTATGCCCCGATTGGGTTTATTGATGATAATCCCGAGAAGACCGGCATGCGCATTCATGGGGTGCCAGTGCTGGGTACGGGTGCTGATCTCGCACGCATTCTTGCACGGCAAAAGCCTGATGACGTCTTAGTGGCCATGCCGAGTGAAACGCCAGCTCGACTTGGCGCAGTGGTCAAAGCCCTTGAACCGTTCAAGATCCCGATCAAGACCCTTCCCACGTTAACTGATATCATCGATGGGAAAGTCACTGTCAGTCAGATTCGTGACCTTGCGGTTGAAGATCTGCTGGCGCGCCCACCGGTCCAAATGAATCTGCTGCCGGTGCGTGACTTTATCAGAGGAAAACGCGTTCTCGTGACTGGCGCGGGTGGCTCGATTGGCTCTGAGCTGTGTCGACAGATCGCCCAGTGTGAGCCGGGGATGTTGTTCATGTTGGATAAGGCGGAAAGTGCGTTGTATGAGATCGATATGGAGTTGCGGCGCAGTGTTCCCGACTGTCCTCGCACAACACTCCTGGTCGATATTACTCATGCCGGTCGCGTTCATGACGTATTCATGCGTCATGCTCCCCAGATCGTCTTCCACGCCGCTGCCTACAAGCATGTGCCGATGATGGAGATGCATCCGAGCGAGGCGGTGCTCAATAACGTTGTTGGCACACGGCGGTTGTGTGAAATTGCCGCGCAACGGGGCGTCGAAACGTTCGTGCAGATCTCAACCGATAAAGCGGTCAATCCGACCAACGTTATGGGAGCGACGAAGCGCGTTGGTGAGTTGATCGTTCAGGCGACCGCCCGACAATCTGAGGGCCCGCAACAGACAACCTTTTGCGCCGTACGGTTTGGCAACGTACTTGGCAGTAATGGGAGTGTCGTGCCACTGTTTCTTCAACAGATCAGCCAGGGAGGGCCGGTAACTGTCACTCACCGTGATATCACTCGGTATTTTATGACCATCCCGGAGGCCTCGCAGCTTGTGTTGCTCGCCGCGACGTTAGCGAAAGGCGGGGAAATTTTCGTCCTGGATATGGGCGAACAGATTCGGGTATTGGACATGGCGCGTCATCTCATACGACTTGCTGGCTACGTCCCGGAAGAAGAAATTCCGATCGCGTTCACCGGTATGCGTCCTGGCGAGAAACTCTATGAAGAGTTGGTTGGTATGGATGAAACCATCGAGCCCAGTGGAGAGGTGAAAATCAACCGGGTGCGTCCACGCTGGCACCCTGACCACGCACGATTGACGGCTGACCTCGAAGAACTCGAATGGCTAGCGGAGCAGGGCCGCGCGAAAGCCATCCTTGCTCTCTTGCGCGAGGTCGTCCCAACATTTCAACTTCCGGAAGTGGGGGCACCACGCCCTTCCAAAGGGGTGCGTGGCAGCAAGCGAACTGACTCTACAGACGCTAGTGAGTTTTCTGCAGCCGCGTAA
- a CDS encoding LapA family protein, translating to MSRRNIFALLLSLLALIFALQNTDTIDLHFLWWDFPMKVGFAVGVPFIAGVFVGWLSSWRQQKKLQKLQHQPEPGSPAALLASTQATTGKKKASWWW from the coding sequence ATGTCTCGTCGTAATATTTTTGCGCTGCTATTGTCTCTGCTAGCTTTGATCTTTGCTTTGCAAAATACCGACACGATTGATCTTCACTTTTTGTGGTGGGATTTCCCGATGAAAGTCGGCTTTGCTGTTGGGGTGCCTTTCATTGCTGGAGTTTTCGTTGGGTGGCTCTCATCGTGGCGGCAACAGAAAAAATTGCAGAAACTCCAACACCAGCCCGAGCCCGGGTCTCCCGCTGCGTTATTAGCGAGTACGCAAGCGACGACTGGCAAGAAGAAGGCTAGCTGGTGGTGGTAG
- the glgA gene encoding glycogen synthase GlgA: MNSQLRILFVTAEVSPFARTGGLGDVCGALPQALAALGHDVRIVMPLYKAIRDQAVPMTEVPGNLDMPLVFGTRQTRVWQGQLDTPTANDDPQSWGPRVPVYFIEHDEYYNRSGLYGGEAGDYADNAFRFLFLSHAAIALPGLLSWFPHIFHCHDWHAALVPAYLRFLPECDPRLAASGTIFTIHNLAYQGRFPSWVFDITGLPHSLFHTAGLEFYGGVNFMKAGIYYADYITAVSPTYAQEIATAEGGFGLDGVLRERRDVVRGILNGTDTKAWSPQRDPHIVKQYSANDIQGKARCKAELLRLFAFPDDPTVPVLAFISRLVDQKGVDLLIGGLGQLLALRLRLVVLGSGEVQYQRMLSEWAERYPEQIAVRYGFDDALAHRIQAGSDMLLMPSLYEPCGLTQLYSLRYGTIPIVRAVGGLKDTVIPFDPESNSGTGFTFTDPTSDALVASVRTAVQTFADRKRWHALMYRAMQQEFSWDRSAAQYVTLYRDAAVRRADAGPPQIAFGTSGWRAIVAEEFTHDRVAAVARAVADHVREEQGQPARLLIAHDTRFLGREFAETAAQSCVAAGVQVEVATTPLPTPVVAFEVIRRRLSGAVNITASHNLYRWNGLKFSPAWGGPALPETTRDIARRANGLLANGYVERGSATLAREHGRWQDVEVGDAYRHAVAQLIDVDCLRHSQITVAVDLLWGTAAGFLDRLLEQSGVLGPVFHAGCDPYFGNGRPEPIPETMSEMIARLQEGGLTLGVGCDCDADRFGICDRDGTFFAPNLILPLVADYLITHRKLTGKIGRSVATSHLMDAVAQYHGLEVVETPVGFKYLGEMIVRGELLLGGEESGGLSIRGHIPEKDGILACLLVAEMVARTGKSLKVLLQELFVRVGELHPLREDIKLSAAQQSRLRTVLASPPTSIAGIRVERVSTLDGLKLYLHGGSWVLIRASGTEPVVRLYAEAGRQEMSQLLLSEAQQLFLTS, from the coding sequence GTGAACTCGCAGTTGCGCATCCTGTTTGTGACAGCAGAGGTCTCTCCATTTGCGCGTACCGGTGGGTTAGGGGATGTGTGCGGCGCCTTACCCCAAGCGTTAGCTGCGCTCGGCCATGATGTCCGTATTGTCATGCCGTTGTATAAGGCGATTCGCGATCAAGCCGTGCCAATGACGGAGGTCCCTGGAAATCTCGACATGCCGCTCGTGTTCGGTACGCGCCAAACCCGCGTCTGGCAAGGACAGCTCGACACTCCGACAGCAAACGATGATCCACAGTCGTGGGGACCACGAGTGCCTGTGTACTTCATCGAGCACGATGAGTACTACAACCGTTCCGGGCTCTATGGTGGTGAGGCTGGGGACTATGCGGATAACGCCTTTCGTTTTCTTTTTTTGAGCCATGCGGCGATCGCCCTTCCAGGATTGCTCTCCTGGTTTCCCCATATTTTTCATTGTCATGATTGGCATGCCGCGTTGGTCCCAGCCTACTTGCGATTTCTGCCTGAATGCGACCCCCGGTTAGCCGCGAGTGGCACTATTTTTACTATCCATAATCTCGCCTATCAGGGACGGTTCCCTTCGTGGGTTTTTGATATCACCGGTCTTCCTCACTCGTTGTTCCACACTGCAGGTCTGGAATTCTACGGTGGGGTCAATTTCATGAAGGCCGGGATCTATTATGCCGACTACATCACGGCAGTAAGCCCGACCTATGCCCAGGAAATCGCGACCGCCGAGGGTGGATTTGGACTTGATGGCGTGCTGCGTGAGCGGCGCGATGTTGTACGTGGGATTTTGAATGGTACTGATACGAAAGCGTGGAGTCCTCAGCGTGACCCGCATATCGTGAAGCAATATTCTGCCAACGATATACAGGGGAAGGCTCGCTGCAAGGCAGAACTGTTACGCTTGTTTGCTTTTCCTGACGACCCAACCGTCCCTGTGTTGGCGTTTATTTCTCGGCTCGTCGATCAGAAAGGGGTCGATCTCCTGATTGGCGGGCTCGGTCAGTTATTGGCGTTACGTCTGCGTCTCGTCGTCCTTGGCTCGGGAGAGGTGCAATACCAGCGTATGCTGTCCGAATGGGCAGAACGCTATCCCGAGCAGATTGCGGTGCGGTATGGTTTTGACGATGCCCTTGCCCATCGGATCCAAGCCGGGAGCGACATGCTCCTGATGCCGTCTCTCTATGAGCCCTGCGGGCTGACACAACTTTATAGCTTGCGCTATGGCACCATTCCGATCGTGCGTGCTGTTGGCGGGTTGAAGGACACGGTGATTCCGTTTGACCCTGAATCCAATAGTGGGACCGGGTTTACCTTTACTGACCCGACCTCCGACGCTTTAGTTGCGAGCGTGCGTACCGCAGTGCAGACGTTTGCGGATAGGAAACGCTGGCACGCCCTGATGTATCGCGCCATGCAACAGGAATTTTCCTGGGATCGCTCAGCCGCACAGTATGTCACGCTCTATCGTGATGCCGCAGTCCGGCGCGCAGACGCTGGACCACCACAGATTGCTTTCGGTACCTCAGGGTGGCGGGCAATAGTGGCTGAAGAGTTTACGCATGACCGCGTAGCGGCTGTGGCCCGTGCCGTTGCTGATCACGTGCGCGAAGAGCAGGGACAACCGGCACGGTTGCTGATCGCGCACGATACGCGATTCCTTGGACGAGAGTTTGCGGAGACCGCCGCCCAATCATGCGTGGCAGCAGGAGTACAGGTCGAGGTTGCTACGACACCGCTGCCGACGCCGGTTGTCGCGTTTGAGGTTATTCGTCGCCGTCTTTCGGGAGCGGTGAACATCACGGCAAGTCATAATCTCTATCGTTGGAACGGGCTCAAGTTTTCTCCAGCATGGGGCGGTCCAGCTTTACCCGAGACCACACGAGACATTGCGCGTCGAGCTAACGGATTGTTAGCTAACGGTTATGTCGAACGGGGAAGTGCTACCCTTGCACGCGAGCATGGTCGATGGCAGGACGTAGAGGTCGGCGACGCGTATCGACACGCGGTGGCACAGTTGATCGATGTCGACTGTTTACGGCATTCGCAAATTACCGTTGCGGTTGATCTGTTGTGGGGAACGGCAGCGGGATTTTTGGACCGCTTGCTTGAGCAATCGGGAGTGTTGGGGCCGGTGTTTCACGCTGGTTGTGACCCGTACTTTGGTAATGGACGACCTGAGCCTATTCCGGAAACAATGAGCGAAATGATCGCGCGGTTGCAAGAGGGAGGCCTCACTCTTGGTGTGGGGTGCGATTGCGATGCTGACCGTTTTGGTATTTGCGACCGTGACGGGACGTTCTTTGCGCCGAACCTCATCCTGCCTCTGGTTGCCGATTATTTGATCACTCATCGCAAGTTAACCGGAAAAATCGGTCGCAGTGTCGCGACCAGCCATCTCATGGATGCGGTGGCGCAGTACCACGGCTTGGAGGTGGTTGAAACGCCGGTCGGTTTCAAATACCTGGGTGAAATGATCGTTCGTGGCGAGTTGCTACTTGGTGGTGAAGAGAGTGGTGGGCTGTCGATCCGCGGCCACATTCCGGAGAAAGATGGGATCCTTGCCTGCCTGCTGGTTGCGGAAATGGTGGCGCGTACAGGGAAAAGTCTGAAAGTGTTGCTACAGGAACTCTTCGTCCGTGTGGGAGAGCTTCATCCCCTTCGTGAAGATATAAAGCTTTCAGCGGCGCAACAGAGTCGCTTACGCACTGTCCTTGCCTCGCCACCGACCAGTATTGCTGGTATTCGTGTTGAACGGGTCAGCACGCTTGATGGTCTAAAACTGTACTTGCATGGGGGAAGTTGGGTGCTGATACGTGCTTCGGGTACTGAACCTGTGGTACGATTGTACGCGGAAGCTGGACGGCAGGAGATGTCACAATTGCTCCTGTCGGAGGCTCAGCAGCTATTCCTCACCTCATAG
- the glgC gene encoding glucose-1-phosphate adenylyltransferase, with protein MARLRILGMIMAGGKGDRLFPLTKARSKPAVPFAGKHRIIDFVLSNFINSGTYAVYLLVQYKSQSLIEHLRSTWGWRIAGGLRDTFIAVVPPQMREGQNWYQGTADAVYQNLNVIRDFRPDLIAVFGADHIYRMDVGQMVKFHMENRADVTIAALPVPLPEASSFGIIEVDRMQRLIGFEEKPKNPKPMPTDSNRAYVSMGNYLFETKLLMDVLQEDAQRTTEHDFGRTIIPELFTKRKVFAYDFLRNDVPGVKAYEEQGYWRDVGTLPAYWQAHMDLLGAQPAFDLSNRDWPILGTVYDGPPTRILDGELQESLIGEGCHIEGGYVVRSVLGHGVRIGKGAEIENSVIMDYAEIGAGVKLKGVIVDRYNVIPSGSEIGTGSGAGEDRYFREPSGLFVLERAETRSTI; from the coding sequence ATGGCAAGACTCCGTATTCTTGGGATGATTATGGCGGGAGGTAAAGGGGACCGCTTATTTCCACTAACCAAGGCACGGAGCAAACCAGCAGTCCCTTTTGCCGGGAAACATCGCATCATCGATTTTGTCCTGTCGAACTTTATTAATTCTGGTACATATGCCGTCTACCTCTTGGTGCAGTACAAGTCGCAATCCCTGATCGAGCATCTTCGCTCAACCTGGGGGTGGCGCATCGCTGGCGGACTCCGCGACACATTTATTGCGGTCGTGCCGCCGCAAATGCGTGAAGGACAGAACTGGTATCAAGGCACTGCGGATGCGGTCTATCAAAACTTGAATGTCATTCGTGATTTTCGTCCAGATCTGATCGCGGTGTTTGGGGCTGACCATATTTACCGCATGGATGTTGGGCAGATGGTGAAGTTTCACATGGAAAACCGGGCCGATGTGACGATTGCTGCGTTACCGGTGCCGCTGCCAGAAGCAAGTAGTTTCGGCATCATTGAAGTCGACCGGATGCAACGGCTCATTGGCTTTGAAGAGAAACCGAAGAATCCCAAACCCATGCCGACGGACTCCAATCGTGCGTATGTTTCAATGGGAAACTATCTGTTTGAAACCAAATTGCTCATGGATGTCTTGCAGGAAGATGCACAGCGTACAACCGAGCACGACTTTGGCCGCACGATCATTCCTGAACTCTTCACGAAACGTAAAGTCTTTGCCTATGACTTTTTGCGCAATGACGTACCCGGAGTGAAAGCGTACGAAGAACAAGGGTACTGGCGCGATGTCGGAACGTTGCCTGCATATTGGCAGGCGCATATGGACCTGCTTGGCGCTCAGCCTGCGTTTGATCTCTCCAATCGCGACTGGCCGATTCTCGGTACGGTGTACGATGGACCGCCGACACGAATTCTGGATGGCGAACTGCAGGAGAGCCTGATCGGTGAAGGCTGTCACATCGAAGGCGGGTATGTGGTTCGGTCGGTACTAGGACATGGGGTTCGCATAGGGAAAGGGGCGGAGATCGAGAACTCGGTGATCATGGACTATGCAGAGATTGGCGCAGGCGTGAAACTCAAAGGGGTCATTGTCGACCGTTATAATGTCATTCCTTCCGGCAGCGAAATTGGCACTGGTTCTGGCGCAGGTGAGGACCGGTATTTTCGTGAACCGTCCGGTCTCTTCGTGCTTGAGCGAGCCGAAACCCGCTCGACTATATAA